A segment of the Lolium perenne isolate Kyuss_39 chromosome 3, Kyuss_2.0, whole genome shotgun sequence genome:
AAGCTGGTCTCTTATGATTGCACGATCACCACTAGAGAAATCCCCACCATAAGTTTCAGTTAGGCTAGCAAGCTTAtccacatcaaacctagagaaagAATTTTTTGGATGAAGACATGAGAAGGCCACTATTATCTCTGAAGATGCTTCATTAAAGCGATGATTCATCTCGGTGCATATCTTGTCGATGGCAACATAAAAGATCTCAACTCGATAAAAATGAAGATAAGTGTAAGTCACACCATCAGTCCTTGAACGACCACGAACAGGTACTCGTTCATCCATATTAGGCACCGGAATACCATTGGCAGCACAAAAAAGTTTCACTTCATCAAAGAAATCCTCCCATCCACTTTCTCTCATAGAGGCCAACCGAGATTTGACATCACCAACTAATTCCATGGCATTAACAATGTTGATGTCTTTTCTTTGTAAGATGTGAGATAGCTCATTAGTGATACCAAGCAACTTTAACATAAGATTCAAGGTGAAAGCAAATTTGAAGCTCTCCATTATTTCTATCAAACCTGCTGCTGAAGAGGGTCCACACCCTTGATCATGGACCTCCCGAAGCACAAATAATACCGACTTCCACATTTCACTCAGACGAAGCAAAGTTGTATGATGCGAACCCCATCTAGTATCCCCTGGTCGAGATAAATTTGTTTCTTGGTGCAGATCTCTACCAGTATATATCTCACCACTTTCAAGCTTATCTAGAATATTTTGATGATGTTGTTCTATCAGTATATCCCTCCTCTTGCAAGATGCCCTTGTTGTATTGACAATCAAGGAGACATGCTCAAATAAATCATAAATGGAGGAGCAACAACTAGAAACTGAGACAACCACCAATTGCAGCCGGTGGGCAAAACAGTGAACATAGAAAGCATAGGGGTTCTCGTCAAGAATTTTCTTTTGCAAACCGTTGAATTCACCTCTCATATTTGAAGCCCCATCATATCCTTGCCCCCGCAGCCTATGGATGGATAACTTGTAATGATCAAGAATGCCGACAAGTGCTTCCTTTAGTGCGGCCGATGTAGTCTCATGGACATGATATAGAGAGAGAAATCGTTCCACAACTTTCCCTCCATCATTAACATACCTACAGCAAACACAATTGTAAGAAAGTTAAGTATAATTTTGGACAACTATGGGATGATAAGTAAACATATTAATTAATCACTACCAACCTCAACATCACTGCCATTTGTTCTTTCACGGATATATCACGTGATTCGTCAATAAGAACAGAGAATTTCTTATCACCAATTTCTCTCATAATCACAGCGGTAACCTCTTCTGCACAACACCTTGCAAGATCCTTCTGAATTTTCGGAGCAAGCATCTGGCATCTTCCACCATGGTCAAAAGCATGTCTCACTTTCTCATCATTAGCTTTGTGCCAATCTATCATCTCACGAAAGTTACCCTTGTTCAGTGAAGTGGAAGTCTCATCATGACCGCGAAAAGCCAAGCCTTGAGCAATGAGATATCTTGCACACCCAAGGGAAGAGGTCAAACGAATTTTGTATAAAACTTTGGACTCTTCTGATGCCCTAGCAAGTTTATGGGACACACTTTGACTCTGATTCCGAAAATCATCATAGTGTAATCTCGCTTGGTTGTGTGCACTGTTTACACCACCAACATGTAGGGGAAAAGCCTTAGATGCATGCTTCCAATTACTATACCCTATTTTGTTGAAAACATCATGACCAAAGTGTGTACTACTCCCGTGTTGCTTAAAAAGAAAGCAATAGAAACAATATGCAGCACGCTTAGACTCACTATATTCTATCCAATCATACTTCTTATACCAACTTGCAGAAAATTTACGGCTCTTACTACCATATTTTTTGGAAGGGAAATCCAAAATTGGTTGTGTTGGACCCTTCAAAAGATATGCTCTTCTCACTTCGGCTTGAACATCTGGATGATAATCTTCAATTTGTAGCCTCAGAGCAGGATCAGACATAATTTCATCCGGATTAAAaaaatcatcatcctcttcctcaaaATGCTCCTCATATTCCTCATTGACCATTTCTTGCTCAATCCATTCGTCAACCTCATCAACATCGTCCTCATTGCTGATCACATTTTGTTCATCTTCATTAATCGGTTGTGGGTCTTGCGGCGGTTCTACTTGCGGTGAATTCCTTCTATGGAGCAGAAATCTCCCCAGATCTGAAATATGAACAAGTTGAATTGTAAATCAGAAACTAATAGAACTATGGATGTTGAATATAAACCCTCCCCGCCCCCAACCCATGTAAATTACAGAGAAAAACTCACCTAGTTGCCGGGTACGACCGGTGCCGGTAGTCATCGGCGTCTTCGTTGGTCTGCTGCTGCTTCCTGCCTCACCTCCTAGCTGCAGCGTTGATGAGCCACCGTTCGCCGGATCCGGATTGGAACTCCCGCTCCCGCCGCTGCTGTCGCCGCCTTGCCGCTTGCGTTTCCGCACGTCGCTGTCTCGCGGCGGATTCGCGGCCTGATGGGAGCGACGGCCGGGCGCCATCTTTCCTTCCCCAGTTCCCCCTGTCGCCTCTCCCTCTCGGCCTCTTCTCGAGCTAGGGCACACGCCACGGAGTCGCTGCTATCCCGTGCGAGTAGACGAAGACGAACAGACGAGAAACCGACCGATCGATTTGAGTAGCTTCGTGAATCTGTGCGTGACGAGAAGTAGCTTGTGGCCTAGTTTCTAGTTGGGTCAAGTTATGCTGCTAGGAAACAGCAGAGCAGGCCCAAGCTGGCCCATTTAACGTATTACTCATAAATTTCAGCTCAATTCTTCCTGCAAGCGGTGGCATGGAGCCCGGGCACGTGCCCATGGTGCCCATATGGTAAATCCGCCAATGGCGTATGATAAATAATCACCAAAGGAAAATAAGCCAAAGTACAAAATACATCCCGTGGAGGACAGAGTTCAGCTTGCAAACTCTTCTTTTCTACTGGATGTTGAGAGTGAGGCCCGGGCAGAACTTGACGATGTGATTCTGATGGAGGACGACGATATGGTTTATATCTTGTGCGCTGTAGGTTAAAAAATATATACAAAGTTGATGGGACCCTGTAATTAAAAAAAATGCTCAGAATGAGCGCAAAAAAAAGTTCATCAAACCCTACAAAGAAAAATCGGACGTAATCGCCATAGAGTTTTCGGATGCCATTCTGCCGAGCTTGCCGTGGACTCAGAATACACAACGATGGTTTATGATGGAGCTGATGGCTGCCAAATTGCCGTGGTGAGACCAGCTCCACCTTGCTCCATGGAGAAGGGAAACTTAACGTAAGAAGGAAGAGTGCAGGGAATAGGAGTGGTGGATGGAGAGTAATAAACACCAATACTTGGCTAGCGAGTGGGGACTGTTCGGCTCCAGCTGCCGTTACAGGCAGAAGTAATTTTGGTAGAGAACCAAGCAGTCGTGCAATCAGCTAGTGTATACAACGCATGACCATCAGATGGATATCACAGGAAAAAATAGCCTAAACGGGTGACATGGCACTATGGTAAAACATGATGACATGGCGTGATAGGATTGGTTAAGGATGCTTGGTGAGGTGGATAGGCTGCATGTGAAGAGAAATGGGAtcacctattaagaatagaaagatAAGATAAAACTATTTCTCCCATTGTACGACTTGTCTTCCCTTAGTCACATAATTTTCTACTAAAAATAATTAATTATCATTTATTGCAAGGGATGGCAataagagataatgcattgtacCGATTATATTTATCATCCTCTCTAGATAACATGGACTGCTAAAAAAGACGTGCCTTACATGTCCTTATCTGCATGGAGATAAATTAAATCAATAAATATAAAAAGATCGTGATATGCATGCATGATATCATGTATTGTAAAGATATAAGATATTAATTGTGACTAATCTAATCCTTTTAGATCGGGCGCATCTTTGGCTGATTAATGCATGCTGGTGGTCGCATTGTTTAGATGGATAAGGTTCGAAATCCATAAATAGGGGCCTCCGAGCGCATGAGCAGAGCAACGAGGCAAAGCTACACCCCGCAGAAAAGAAAACAAGGCAAACTACAAGTACCTAGCTAGTTTGTCCTGTGAGATCGATCAAGCTAGCTTGCTAGGCCGGCAAGAGTTTGTCCGGCAGACTAGGCCGGTAGAAAGCAACACCGGACCTAGTAACGGTCACCACCATGTTAGGAACTTGCTCCTCTTCGTCTCTTTTGCTCGTCGTAATAACTCTCATATACCTTGTCCAAAGGTTAGGGTTCAAGAGCAACATCATCTGTGGTGTCACATGCTCATCGGCAACGGTTCCACTTCCACCAGGGCCGTTGCCGTGGCCGGTGGTGGGTAACCTGCCCGAAATGATGCTCAACAAGCCGGCATTCCGTTGGATCCATCTCGTGATGAAGAAGATGGGCACCGATATCGCCTGCTTCCGCCTCGGCCGTGTCAACGTCGTCCCCATCACCTGCCCCAAGATAGCGAGAGAGGTGCTCAAGAAGCAGGACACGAACTTCGTGTCCCGGCCGCTCACCTTCGCCTCCAGCACCGTCAGCTGCGGTTACAAGAACGTGGTGCTCTCGCCGTTTGGGGAGCAGTGGAAGAAGATGCGCCGGGTGCTCACTACCGAGATCATTTGCCCTTCCCGGCACAAGTGGCTCCACAACAAGCGAGCCGACGAGGCCGACAACTTCACACGCTACATCTACAACCTCGCCACCGGCACCAGCTCCAGGGGGTCGTCTTCAACATCGGACACCAACGTCGATGTCAGGCATGTCACACGACATTACTGTGGCAACGTCATCCGTCGGCTTGTCTTCGGTAAGAGGTACTTCGGGGAGCCTCAACCCGACGGCGGGCCGGGGCCGCTTGAGGTGGAGCACATAGACGCTTCATTCACCTGCCTGGGGTTCGTCTACTCCTTCTGCATCAGCGACTACCTCCCTTGGCTGCTTGGTCTTGACCTTGACGGCCAGGAGAAGGTGGTCAAGGAGGCCAACGCGACGGTGAATAGACTGCACGACATGGTCATTGATGAGCGTTGGAGGCAGTGGAAGGGTGGCGAGACGCAGGACGGCGTCGAAGATTTGCTCGACGTTCTCATCACGCTCAAAGATGGGCATGGCAGCCCGTTGCTTACCATCGAGGAGGTCAAAGCAGTTTGCAAGGTATGCAACCCATTAATTAATGATAAAAATCTAGCTATATACGGAGTACTATATATGCATGCAGTATATCTGGGTATTAATTACATCGAAGCTAATAATGGCCCTCGGCTCTTCTCCTTGTAAATTCTTGCAGGGGGACATAATATTTGCGGCGCTAGACAATCCTTCCAACGCCGTGGAGTGGGCGCTGGCAGAGATGGTGAACAACCCGGAGTTGCTGGACAAGGCGGTGGAGGAGATGGACCGGGTGGTCGGTCGGGAGCGGTTGGTGCAGGAGTCCGACATCCCGCAGCTCAACTACATCAAGGCGTGCATACGTGAGGCATTTCGACTTCATCCTATTGCTCCCTTCAACTTGCCGCATGTCGCGTTGGCCGACACTACCGTCGCCGGCTACCGTGTGCCCAAGGGGAGCCACGTCCTCCTCAGCCGGGTCGGCCTAGGCAGGAACCCCACTGTCTGGGACGACCCGCTCCGCTTCAAGCCGGAGCGCCACATGAGAGACGACGCTGGCGTAGAGCTCACTGAGAACGAGCTACGGTTCATCTCCTTCAGCACTGGCCGCCGTGGCTGCATTGCAGCATCGCTAGGGACGACGATCAGCGTCATGCTCTTTGGCAGGCTCCTGCAGGGTTTTACATGGGCCAAACCAGCTGGGGTGTCGTTCATCGATCTTAGCGAGTCCAGGCATGATCTCTCCATGACGAAGCCGCTGCTGCTGCACGCGGAACCACGCCTGCCGTTGCACCTCTACCCGACGAGCCGTTGAAgctcgatcgatcgatcgatcgatcatGGGAGACCATGCATCTCCGGCCCAGCTTTTCTGTGCACTTCTTTTATTTGCCATTTCTTATGTCACGGCAAATAAAATAAGTGATGGTTATGTGGCAAATAATAAACACTTTAAAGAAAAGTGTGGGGTAAATTATGAAGAAAATTGTGGAAAATTGTAAAATTCCCCGATGGAGCTGGGTTGAGTATTAGCCTCGCAACAATTATCTATacatatacctaataataaaagtgaAAGGGTTTCCGTGGTTCGGTCTATCGTccgttctgattttttttttgctatgCATCGCCCATATTCTGGTTACCCCTGATTAAGGgcttgtttgatttgtaggaattGCATTCCCCTATAGATTTTTTTTCCTATCACACTCGTTTAAGTTGTAAGAATAGAACCTGTAGGATTTTTCTCTAGGGGTTTCTCCTAATCTATTTCTGTAGGAAATTTTTCATTAGATGGAGGCTCTTATAAGAATATCTACGTGTGAAAAAACGCGCGCACCGCTGACTTGCGTGCCCTAATTTTCCGCCAAAACACTGCTCAGCGCAGCTTCTAGGTAGCCATCAGAAGAAAATCAGAGCACTACTAAAAAACAGCGGTAACCCAGGTAAAAGACGAAATCCCTCGTTGGCGCGCGAGCGGTTACTCCGCGCAAAGCGCTCGCAGAAAACGCACGAATCCATTCCCTTTCCTTTTTTGTCGTTTTCTGTTTCGCGCATTAAATTATGTTAATTAATGCTGGCAGTAAATCTCGCGCATTTAATTCACGATTTGCTATCGCGCACAAATTATGTTAGTTAATTAGAACAGTAAATATTGCGCATTTAATTCGCTGGAGCAAGTCCATTTCCTTTTTTGGCGCGTTAATCACGCATGTTTAATTTCGTATAGTAATTTCGAGCATTTAATTGGGGCATTTAATTCCATCCGGTCAATTCCTTTTTTTTTTGGCAGTGTCCTGTTTTGTCGCTCTTTAGTTTCTGTTTTTGACCGGATTCTTTCAATTCTCTTTACTTAATTCCCTTTTATCAATTCCctttatttttttctattttttctttctaCTTTTGAATATAAACTCATGTTATTTGGACTAATTTTTTCAATTATCTTTTTCGGGCTAGTGATTTTTAAAGGGGGAAATTACGGGTGGGAAAACCACTTGcgactcaaatgaactaccacttgtaACTTAAACAAATATCACTTTTCAATTTAGTTAGATTTTTGGGTCGGTAAGTTTTCATATTTTAGCATTGATAAATAGCATACATAAGATTTGAAAACTTATGAGCTAAAAATATTGCTAAAATATTTAAAATGATATTTAACTTTTGGGGTTTGTAACTTTTTTATTTTACCCGTCGATAAAAAATGAGACGTGGGGTTGATAACTTGTGTGCTAAAAAATTCGTCCAAATAGTTGAAATGAAATTAGCTTTTCTGGTTGGTATTTTTTCTcattttaccgttgataaataacgagaaGATGGTTGATAAATTTTGAGTCAAAAAAGTCACAAAATAATTTAAATAAAATTAGCTTTTCGAGTTGATAATTATTCAcagttaccgttgataaataaagaGAAAAGGAGTTGATAAATTGTAAGATAAAtaatcgctaaaatattctaattgAAATTATTTTTTTGGGAGGATAACTGTTcacatttaccattgataaataatggCAGAGGGGTTGAGAAATTGTGATCTATAATATAGCTAAAATATTCTAAGTGAAATTAGGTTTTCGTGTCGATAAGTTTTTGCATTTATCGTTGATAAAGAACGGGACGAGGGGTTGATAAATTGTAAACTAAAAAGTTGCTcacatattctaaatgaaatcagGTTTTTAGGTCGATAAGTTTTCACATTTACCATTGATAATTAATGGGTAGGGCGGTTTATAAATTTTGAGTTAAAACTTTcccaaaatattctaaatgaaattagcTTTTTGGTTCGATAACTTTTCACATTTGATGATAAATAACGGGAAGGGGGTTGATAAATTGTAAGCTAAAAAGTCGCTATAATTTTCTAAATGAAATTAGCTTTTTGGGTCGATAAATTTTCATATTTATCATTGAAAATAACCGTCAAATGGTTagataaattgtgagctaaaaatATTTTCCAAAATATTTGAAATTTGTAGCCAAAATAAATCACATTTTTTGCAATTATTAAATTTATCGGTTAGGACAAGGGCGAAAAAGGGTCATTAAAATATATGAACATAGGTGACAAGGCATTAACTTGGCAATGCCTACGTGTTGTAGAAttagggtttcgtaagaagtagagtggaagtagatctcgaaggttcagccgaacaaAGGTGCTCAACTCGAAATTACGGTGGCTAGGattacaatgattcgatcctttcactacaagaaaagtttccaTAGCCGAAAAATtgaaagtcgcgccgtggttgctgatgcaccatggccgacgattttttgcTCTcttcgtggtgcatgtcaaaaaaaaatctcgtttttgaggccacctagcccgacaaaAATGtggaaaacgtcgcgtatggtcgcccgggacgtggtgcatgatgaattctcgggtgcgccgaccgagtcaacgcaaatccgcaccacccagggatgtagggcccagatggcagcctctctggctttGGTTTTttcctcgatcgcgccatctcgttcaacgctctccgatcgaaccgtttacgatgcaggatcatggatcccgcatgtcatcctctatgaacgaaatttttttctttccttggatttttgacccccttatttctggctacttcctttttcttttgatctcgtgccgtcttggaaacgttgagaccgctgctacaaaaaacggaacccgcatgtcatcctctatgaacgaaaattatttcctttcttggagttatttttgacctctaatttatggctacttcatttttcttctgatcccgtgccgccttggaaacgttgagaccgctgctgaaaaatgggaccctcatgtcatcctctatgtacaatcaactttcttttcttggagtttttttgaccccctaatttctggctactttcttttttcttttgacctCATgctgcatttgaaacgttgagaccgctgctgcaaaatgggacctgcatgccatcctctatgtacaataaagtttcttttcttggattatttgtggctcctaatatttggtcacttgcttttttctttcgatcgcatgcctcctttgaaatgttgaggaagctgctggctgatgggtcccgcatgtcaacctctatgagcaataaaagtttcctttcttggagttattttttacccctattttctgttgggttcgatgcatggaaaacaaaaaattatatcgcaaagacgaataaatccaagatccaatctatggaaaaggCAAGATCTAATCTGTGAGATCGGAGGACGAGATAGATGAGAAACTAACCCTCGAATATCCAAAGGCTTAacaagatcagatctcgtggttgatgtagatgatcgtttcggtgctgcaatccggcagcacttccgtactcggtcgcacgtacggtgtcgatgaagtcctcCCTATCCCTGTTCTAGCGGGAAGCGggggtggtagatcccctcggaatcccagcaacacgacggcgtggtggtggtggaggagaaattcttGCAGGGCTTCACCAAGCCTGcgcaagaagaaggaggagggagagatgtGGCAGCGAGGTTGGAGGGAAGGGGTGGGCTGcgtccctgccccctcccctctttatatatggGAGGGTCGGCCAAggatgccttggcccctcctccaagccctggGGCCGGCCCACAAAGGGAGAAGGGGGAAACTTGCCCCCCAAGTCTTCCCcttttagggtttccccaaacccTAAGGGGTTTTGGCCTACCTGGGCCGTGTGGCATGGTGCACCTGGCCCATTAGTGATGGGCTTCACCCCCTCGGCTCATATGGCCCCTCCCGGGGTTGTGGGGCACTAGTGGCCCCTATGGAACCTTCTAGAAACCCTCCGGTCTTCCATCGGAAAATTCCCTTACTTtttcgaaccccggaaaatgactttccttatatgaatcttattctccggaccaatccggacctcctcgtgatgtcctggatcccatccgagactccgatcaatattcggtctccatctcatatttcatatctactatacaacatcgaaccttaagtgggtCACCCTAtgctgagcgcggagttgatgaaggagaatttatgcgcaacattgggtggaaccccaagaggaaggtatgatgagcacaacaggaagctttccctcagtaagaaaccaaggtttatcgactagTAGGAAAAAatgttctctcccgaggtgttgcgaaccaactcgtggcagggcgcactgccggcttcagcagcaacgtggagacctgcacacaaacaaccaagtactttgtccccaactttcagcgaggttgtcaagctcactggttttgctgaaaacaaaggattaaacgaaccgtgtggaagaagaattaTTTGTAGAGAATAGAACAGGAAAATgttttagaagattgcaattaaaagaagaaggaccgaggtccacagtttactagaggcgcctccccaataaataaatatgctgggtaaacaaattacagatggacaattgacaaacagagattctacgctaatggttggtgcagaatacatgctatgcaAGTatgtgggcattacaacaatatacatagatcgtaatccaactgcatctatgactaataatccaccttcaggattgcatccacgacaccctccagtattaagttgcaagcaacggactatcgctttaagcaatgtgtgtaaagtaaacgatgaaactacccttgaatagaacaccgctattttctccctagtagcaacaacacatctacagccgtagagaacaaggtcacttcccatggttaaatagaggcatgaacccactatcgagcataaatactccctcttggagtcgctagcatctacttggccagagcatctactagaaacggagagcatgcaagatcataataacataatacataatctgaaccaaaagcaatctctctataaatcggatccacatcaaaccaacatgtagcaattacaaatagatgatattgatcatgttaggcagctcacaagatctatacatgaagcacaacaagtagaggacaaccatctagctactgctatggacccatggtcccgtggaggactactcacgcatcacctcggatgaagacatggcgatgtagaggcctccggcggtgatttccttctccggcagggtgccgggatggactgcagaaccctcctgaactggggttttggttgacggcggcgtcagaacttttcgtggatggaggctcgggtccctagagttttcccgatacgaggaataaataggcggaagggcggagcaaacgaggcgacgaggcgccagtacatgggccaggcgcagCCAAGGGTGGGCCgtgcctgccctatgtactgccacgtggcagctctcctacgtgtgtccttctggctccgtctttgtcccagaaaaataagactctgggcttttgtttcatccaattccgagaaactttcatgtataacttttctgaaactaaaaaacaacagaaaacaggaactggcactgcggcactgtgaataggttagtcccagaaaatgctaaaaaagtgtggaaaagtgcacataaaacatataagaattgtaacaaaacaagcatggaacataaaaaattatagatacgtttgggacgtatcaccctacggttcgcgaactatgcagagatgatcgagacacctctacggtcaataaccaatagcgggacctggagatccataatggcttccacatattcaacgatgacttcgtgatcgaatgaaccattaacatacgatactgattccctttgtcgcgtgatactttacttatccgaggttcgatcatcgctatctctatacctagttcaacctcgttaccgagatATGTCATCCCTtggtgaccttgtcacatgcttgcaagccaaTTTGATGATATTACACTGAGaggacccagagtatatctatccatcatcaggatggacaaatcccactcttgatccatgctcttcaactcatactttcacaatacttaatcccatctttataaccacccaattataaagtggagtttgatgtaatcaaagcatccatcaGGTGTAAGTGATTCACACAATCTCATGGTCGAATGATTaagttactatgtatcgaaagcttatagcaagagggacttaatgacttgatcttatgctatgcttactatgggtgtatgtccatcacatcattcacctaatgatatgatcttgttattaataacatccaatgttaatgatcaggaaaccataatcatctattaatcaacaagctagtttaacaagaggcttactagggactctggtttgtttacaaaacacacatttattaatgtttctggttaatacaattatatcttgggatgtaaacatttatcatgaacactaacatataacaataaacacttttattattgtcttttgagcatatctccaacaggctcccacttgcactagtcaataatctagtttacatttttaAAGATCTAACACCTTGGGCttttggtgcttatcatgttttgctcacgggagaggtttcagtcagcgaatctgacacgctcagaaacatatgtattttgcaattcatttgcgtctccatgcatcactcatttttcaaatgagtcggcattaatcgtatatgtttggtcttctggtggaaccttaattctgcggtctgaaatatgttaccaatattgtcacatacaatatagtttcatagttctggcactaccggaactacaccaaTTTCGAAAAGAACTTCTTAACTCAAACACCCTTggtcattgtcaaaataatgatatactttgccttcgtttgtagaatccgtcataatatttagaactcatctaaatctagcatatacTTCT
Coding sequences within it:
- the LOC127338620 gene encoding tyrosine N-monooxygenase-like, whose product is MLGTCSSSSLLLVVITLIYLVQRLGFKSNIICGVTCSSATVPLPPGPLPWPVVGNLPEMMLNKPAFRWIHLVMKKMGTDIACFRLGRVNVVPITCPKIAREVLKKQDTNFVSRPLTFASSTVSCGYKNVVLSPFGEQWKKMRRVLTTEIICPSRHKWLHNKRADEADNFTRYIYNLATGTSSRGSSSTSDTNVDVRHVTRHYCGNVIRRLVFGKRYFGEPQPDGGPGPLEVEHIDASFTCLGFVYSFCISDYLPWLLGLDLDGQEKVVKEANATVNRLHDMVIDERWRQWKGGETQDGVEDLLDVLITLKDGHGSPLLTIEEVKALIMALGSSPCKFLQGDIIFAALDNPSNAVEWALAEMVNNPELLDKAVEEMDRVVGRERLVQESDIPQLNYIKACIREAFRLHPIAPFNLPHVALADTTVAGYRVPKGSHVLLSRVGLGRNPTVWDDPLRFKPERHMRDDAGVELTENELRFISFSTGRRGCIAASLGTTISVMLFGRLLQGFTWAKPAGVSFIDLSESRHDLSMTKPLLLHAEPRLPLHLYPTSR